In one Rutidosis leptorrhynchoides isolate AG116_Rl617_1_P2 chromosome 8, CSIRO_AGI_Rlap_v1, whole genome shotgun sequence genomic region, the following are encoded:
- the LOC139864818 gene encoding uncharacterized protein codes for MESPRLKPTQKFVKNSCYNNNESVRSPRPVKPVSLIPPVKIKPSVIPTKGSIKENMRPLDFKLQTMAKENTKSMEVKLQTKERAVKRAFFNYSVATKIYLMEQQKKQIQRIQKMIEEEEVRLLRKEMIPRAQLMPLFDRPFIPRRSVTPTKVAKKSSSQETHRNSLSCEREFYNFRENEAH; via the exons ATGGAAAGCCCAAGGTTAAAACCTACCCAAAAG TTTGTGAAGAACAGTTGTTATAACAACAATGAATCTGTTCGTTCACCTAGACCTGTAAAACCGGTCTCACTTATCCCTCCTGTTAAAATAAAGCCTTCG GTTATCCCAACCAAGGGATCAATTAAAGAAAACATGAGACCTTTGGATTTCAAACTCCAAACAATGGCTAAAGAAAACACAAAGTCAATGGAAGTCAAACTCCAAACGAAAGAAAGAGCAGTTAAACGCGCTTTCTTTAACTATTCG GTAGCAACCAAGATCTACCTTATGGAGCAGCAAAAGAAACAAATACAGAGGATACAGAAG ATGATTGAAGAAGAAGAGGTTCGGTTGTTACGAAAGGAGATGATTCCACGAGCCCAACTCATGCCTTTATTTGATCGTCCTTTTATTCCACGAAG ATCAGTAACTCCTACAAAAGTGGCAAAAAAGTCAAGTTCTCAAGAAACGCATAGAAACAGTTTGTCATGCGAGCGAGAATTCTACAATTTCAGAGAAAACGAAGCACATTGA